A window of Nocardia arthritidis genomic DNA:
CGGGCTCACGCCGCAGCGGCACCTGTCGGCCGTCGAAGAGCACCTCATTACTGGCCTCGGTGAGGGTGAGCACCCCGTAGTCGCCGTGCACCGCGAGCAGCCCGGCGGCCAGCAACTGCCGGACCACGCCCCGCCATTCGGTATCGCGCAGATCGGTGCCGATGCCGAACACCTTCAGCTCGTGATGGTCGTACTGCAGCACCTTCGGATTCTGTTTGCCGAGCAGGATGTCGATGACGTGACCCGCGCCGAAGCTCTGCCCCCGCTCACGCTTGAGCCGCAACACGGTGGACATCAACTTCTGCGCCGCGACGGTGCCGTCCCACGACTCCGGCGGATTCAGGCAGGTGTCGCAGTTGCCGCAGGACTGTCCCGACTGGCCGAAGTAGGCGAGCAGCTGGGTGCGGCGGCAGCTGACGGTCTCGCACAGTGCGAGCATCGCGTCCAGGTGCAGCTGCAGTTGACGGCGGTGCGCCGCATCGCCCTCGGAGTTGTCGATCAGCTTTCGTTGCTGCACAACATCATTGAGCCCGTACACCATCCACGCCGTCGACGGCAGACCGTCGCGGCCCGCGCGACCGGTCTCCTGGTAGTAGCCCTCAACGGATTTCGGCAGATCGAGGTGGGCGACGAAACGCACATCCGGCTTGTCGATACCCATGCCGAAGGCGATGGTGGCGACCACGACCAACCCGTCCTCGCGCAGGAAGCGCGCCTGATTGGTGGCGCGGGTGCGATTGTCCAGGCCCGCGTGATAGGGCACCGCGCTGACGCCGTTCTCGTTGAGGAAGGCCGCGGTCTTCTCCACTGAATTGCGCGACAGGCAGTAGACGATGCCCGCGTCGCCGGCGTGCTCGGTGCGGATGAACTCCAGCAGCTGCCGGTCCGGCTTGTTCTTCGGCTCGATCCGGTACTGGATATTCGGCCGGTCGAAGCTGGCGACGAACTGGCGGGCATCGCCGAGATCGAGCCGGTGCACGATCTCGTCCCGGGTGCGCTCGGTCGCGGTCGCGGTGAGCGCGATCCGGGGTACCCGCGGCCAACGCTGGTGCAGCATCGACAGTTCCAGATAATCCGGCCGGAAATCGTGGCCCCACTGCGAAACACAGTGCGCCTCATCGATCGCGAACAGCGCGACCTTGCCCCGATCCAGCAGTTGGGCCGTCGAGTCCAGCCGCAGCCGCTCCGGCGCGAGATAGAGCAGATCCAGCTCCCCCGCCAGGAACTGCTGCTCGACCGTGCGCCGCTCGTCCGGGAACTGGGTGGAGTTGAGGAATCCGGCGCGCACGCCGAGCGCGCTGAGCGCGTCCACCTGATCCTGCATCAGCGCGATCAGCGGCGACACCACGACACCGACGCCGGAACGCACCAGCGCGGGCACCTGGTAGCACAGCGACTTGCCGCCGCCGGTGGGCATCAGCACCAGCGCATCGCCACCCGCGACAACGTGCTCGACGATCTCGGCCTGATCGCCCCGGAAGCTGTCGTAGCCGAAGACTCGCCGCAAAACCTCTTGTGCCGCACCGGATTCGGTGCGCGCATCGAGTTCTGCGGCGGCCGCGAAGGTTTCGGGTGGAGTCACGCGGCCCATCCTACGAGCGCGCGCCGACAGCCGGGCCGGTACCGTGCGCCGAATCCCGGGTGACACGGCAAGTTCTCCACAGGTGGATAACCCGACCCGGCCTGCGCCGCAAGGTCATTCACGCACGTAGTAGCGCAGGGTGGCATACGCCGTCAGCGCCGCGAAGACGATTCCGATCGGCGCGATGGTCAACGCGACATTGGCGATATCCGGCCCGGTGATCCGCGGGAAGACGTTCTCGTCGAACAGCTGCCCGAGCACCCGGTCGATCACCATCGGCCGCGCGAGCAGCAGCGCGCCCACCGCGAGGATCGACCCGAGCACCGCGGACACCACCGCCTCCAACAGGAACGGCAGCTGGGTGTACCAGCGCGTCGCGCCGACCAGCCGCATGATCCCGACCTCGGTGCGCCGGGTGAACGCCGCGATCTGCACCATATTCGCGATCAACAGCAGCGCCGCGATCGCCATCACGATCGCCAGACCGAACGCGGCATTGCGCAATCCGTCGAACACGCTGATCATCCGGTCGACGATCTCCTTGTCGTTGGTGCCGAATTTGATGCCCTTGCGCTTGCCGAACTCGTCGAGCACCTTCGGGTAGTCCCTGGCGTCGGTCATCTTCACCCGCAGCGATGCGGGCAGCGGCGTCTGCTGGATGTACTCCACCATCGACGGCTGACCCTTGAACAGGTCCTGGGCCTCCTTCAAAGCCGCTGCGCGATTGAGGAATTGGACGCTCACCACGCCGTTGTGCTTCTTCAGATCGGCCATCAGCGACCGGCACGGTTCCTGGGAACAGTCCTGGTCGCTCTCGGAGACCTGATCGTCGAGGTAGAACCGCAGCTCGATGCGGCTGGC
This region includes:
- the ftsX gene encoding permease-like cell division protein FtsX; this translates as MRLNFLFSEVLRGLRRNVTITIAMILTTAVSLTMLGGGLLSVRMADKTGEFFASRIELRFYLDDQVSESDQDCSQEPCRSLMADLKKHNGVVSVQFLNRAAALKEAQDLFKGQPSMVEYIQQTPLPASLRVKMTDARDYPKVLDEFGKRKGIKFGTNDKEIVDRMISVFDGLRNAAFGLAIVMAIAALLLIANMVQIAAFTRRTEVGIMRLVGATRWYTQLPFLLEAVVSAVLGSILAVGALLLARPMVIDRVLGQLFDENVFPRITGPDIANVALTIAPIGIVFAALTAYATLRYYVRE
- the recQ gene encoding DNA helicase RecQ; this translates as MTPPETFAAAAELDARTESGAAQEVLRRVFGYDSFRGDQAEIVEHVVAGGDALVLMPTGGGKSLCYQVPALVRSGVGVVVSPLIALMQDQVDALSALGVRAGFLNSTQFPDERRTVEQQFLAGELDLLYLAPERLRLDSTAQLLDRGKVALFAIDEAHCVSQWGHDFRPDYLELSMLHQRWPRVPRIALTATATERTRDEIVHRLDLGDARQFVASFDRPNIQYRIEPKNKPDRQLLEFIRTEHAGDAGIVYCLSRNSVEKTAAFLNENGVSAVPYHAGLDNRTRATNQARFLREDGLVVVATIAFGMGIDKPDVRFVAHLDLPKSVEGYYQETGRAGRDGLPSTAWMVYGLNDVVQQRKLIDNSEGDAAHRRQLQLHLDAMLALCETVSCRRTQLLAYFGQSGQSCGNCDTCLNPPESWDGTVAAQKLMSTVLRLKRERGQSFGAGHVIDILLGKQNPKVLQYDHHELKVFGIGTDLRDTEWRGVVRQLLAAGLLAVHGDYGVLTLTEASNEVLFDGRQVPLRREPERVTKPARTAKAPKAAADLAPADVGLFERLRQWRAATAKEQGVPAYVVFHDATLREIAARKPADRAELGTISGVGENKLAKYGEGVLEVLAAG